From the Lysobacter sp. FW306-1B-D06B genome, one window contains:
- a CDS encoding RDD family protein, which yields MQPPENTDSTKPQASRGDRFVARIIDGLFDLGVCLIASMTSAFIVLSMDQGASRDEALGLGLIACFPLLLVIKAVLLHRRSQTVGKIVMGLRIVRTDGGRANVARTLLLRAFPFFVFSVLTSNFAGFLNAVFIFGSERKCLHDYVAGTKVICVKQSGRQV from the coding sequence ATGCAGCCGCCAGAAAACACCGATTCAACCAAGCCCCAGGCAAGTCGTGGCGATCGATTTGTCGCACGGATAATAGATGGGCTTTTCGACCTGGGCGTCTGCCTGATTGCCAGCATGACATCTGCCTTCATTGTGTTGTCGATGGATCAGGGCGCAAGTAGGGACGAGGCACTCGGTCTTGGTCTGATCGCCTGCTTTCCTCTCTTGCTGGTGATCAAAGCAGTGTTGCTGCACCGACGAAGCCAGACAGTTGGAAAGATTGTCATGGGGCTTCGCATCGTTCGCACCGATGGAGGACGCGCGAACGTTGCCAGGACGTTGCTCCTGAGAGCGTTCCCATTCTTTGTGTTTTCAGTGCTCACGTCCAACTTCGCGGGATTCCTCAACGCTGTCTTCATCTTTGGAAGTGAGCGAAAGTGCCTGCACGACTACGTCGCGGGGACCAAGGTCATCTGCGTGAAGCAGTCGGGGCGTCAGGTGTAG
- a CDS encoding response regulator has translation MNLQIVLADDHPVVLIGARAHIEGSGYGRVVATASNPTELFAALEMIKCDVLVTDLAMADPQTSDGFPMLTRIRRLYPDLPIILLSGATNIAILRAIAGLGILGIVDKCASLTELPAAIQAVHRGLSYVSTAHDQRAAAAGHTRMRYRPSQALSPREAEVLRLLSSGLTVSQVADRSRRGITTISRQKRDAMRKLGLSTDSELYDYLRSA, from the coding sequence ATGAATCTCCAAATCGTTCTCGCAGACGACCACCCGGTCGTCCTCATTGGCGCGCGCGCGCACATTGAAGGCAGTGGCTACGGTCGAGTCGTGGCAACGGCCTCGAACCCTACTGAGTTGTTTGCGGCGCTGGAAATGATCAAGTGCGACGTGCTAGTCACTGATCTCGCGATGGCAGATCCGCAGACCTCCGATGGGTTCCCGATGCTCACGCGGATCCGACGCCTGTACCCGGACCTGCCGATCATCCTATTGAGCGGCGCCACCAACATCGCAATTCTTCGCGCGATTGCCGGCCTGGGTATCCTTGGAATCGTTGACAAGTGCGCCTCCCTGACCGAGCTTCCGGCGGCGATACAGGCAGTCCACCGGGGTCTGTCGTACGTGAGCACAGCCCATGATCAGCGCGCCGCGGCCGCAGGCCATACTCGCATGCGCTACCGTCCGTCCCAGGCACTATCGCCACGCGAAGCGGAGGTATTGCGGCTGCTGTCATCAGGTTTGACCGTCAGCCAGGTAGCGGACCGATCTCGACGCGGCATCACCACAATCAGCCGCCAAAAGCGCGACGCCATGCGGAAGCTAGGCCTGTCGACAGATTCCGAACTGTACGATTACCTTCGCTCAGCTTGA
- a CDS encoding transposase family protein, whose product MIISLDETRIRTIEQVRAVLEGTRTLDLAPAADRHARYEWMASVLARLGYRQLKRSDRGWVRRYLQHLSGFSRAQVTRAIQRWLAFKPLCRAQRRPSNAFARRYTEGDLDALAEVEREYGRLSGPATVVVLRRMYQVYGDERFVRLQHLSASHLYNLRRSVAYQCRHTVRTKTRSDRKASAIAVRRAPVPDNRPGFVRIDSVHQGDFRGRWGIYHINAVDCVTQWQVVATAPSLKREHMLPTLRAMLAQFPFEIRGFHSDGGSEYVNYEVAAMLEHERIAFTRSRPRRCNDNALVEAKNGVVVRRQFGYSYVPAERAEQFNAFCEDYLNPFLNLHRPYLFGTEVPDLCKPGRLRRVHRPEHIQTPLEKLASLPNAGRFLRSGITLEALQEQALELTDVEAARRVRTAREAMMREVDPRRWIGDGWGFARPAVA is encoded by the coding sequence ATGATCATCAGTTTGGACGAAACACGAATCCGCACCATCGAGCAGGTACGCGCCGTTCTGGAGGGCACCCGCACCCTGGACCTGGCTCCTGCCGCAGACCGGCATGCGCGTTACGAGTGGATGGCCTCCGTGCTGGCGCGGCTGGGCTACCGGCAGCTCAAACGATCCGACCGCGGCTGGGTCCGACGCTACCTGCAGCACTTGAGTGGCTTTAGCCGTGCGCAAGTCACGCGCGCGATACAGCGCTGGCTGGCCTTTAAACCGTTGTGCCGCGCCCAACGCAGGCCGTCGAATGCATTCGCGCGGCGATACACCGAAGGGGACTTAGACGCGTTGGCCGAGGTCGAACGCGAGTACGGACGCCTGTCTGGGCCAGCAACGGTCGTCGTTCTACGGCGCATGTACCAGGTCTACGGCGACGAGCGGTTCGTGCGCCTCCAGCACCTGTCGGCATCCCACCTCTACAACCTGCGTCGCTCGGTCGCTTATCAATGCCGTCACACAGTGCGCACCAAGACCCGATCGGACCGCAAGGCGTCGGCCATAGCCGTACGCCGCGCACCGGTGCCGGATAACCGACCTGGCTTCGTCCGCATCGACAGCGTCCACCAAGGCGACTTCCGCGGCCGGTGGGGCATCTACCACATCAACGCCGTGGACTGCGTCACCCAGTGGCAGGTGGTGGCCACCGCTCCGTCGCTCAAACGCGAACACATGCTGCCGACGCTGCGCGCAATGCTGGCGCAGTTTCCGTTCGAGATCCGAGGGTTCCATTCCGACGGCGGCAGCGAGTACGTCAACTACGAAGTGGCTGCCATGCTGGAGCATGAGCGCATTGCCTTTACCCGCTCCCGGCCGCGGCGCTGCAACGACAATGCCCTGGTTGAGGCCAAGAACGGCGTGGTGGTACGTCGCCAGTTCGGCTACAGCTACGTGCCAGCCGAACGGGCCGAACAGTTCAATGCGTTCTGCGAGGACTACCTGAACCCTTTCCTGAATCTGCATCGCCCCTACCTGTTCGGTACCGAGGTGCCAGACCTGTGCAAGCCGGGCCGGCTGCGCAGGGTTCATCGTCCAGAACACATTCAAACGCCGTTGGAGAAGCTAGCCAGCCTGCCAAACGCAGGTCGATTCCTGCGCTCTGGCATCACCCTGGAAGCCCTTCAGGAGCAAGCCTTGGAGCTGACAGACGTCGAAGCCGCCAGGCGCGTCCGCACCGCACGAGAAGCCATGATGCGCGAGGTCGACCCCCGACGCTGGATTGGTGACGGCTGGGGTTTCGCTAGGCCAGCCGTGGCCTGA
- a CDS encoding response regulator transcription factor, producing MALRIILADDHPVVLFGAGAIINSSGIGTVVAQAANAEQLLQALATHPCDVLVTDFSMPGDRADGVSMLHQIRRQYPDLPILLLSAATNLAVLRSAAAAGVLGIVDKASSLEELPRAILTVLRGASYVSAAHAQRAAEGGDSALAIHQLSPRETEVLRLLAGGLTVSAIAERLHRQVSTVSRQKRDAMRKLGINGDAELFDFIRISGFS from the coding sequence ATGGCCTTGCGCATCATTCTCGCCGACGACCACCCGGTAGTACTGTTTGGGGCTGGCGCCATAATCAACTCCAGCGGCATTGGCACCGTAGTCGCGCAAGCGGCAAACGCAGAGCAACTGTTGCAGGCGCTCGCTACGCACCCGTGCGACGTTCTGGTCACCGACTTTTCGATGCCAGGCGACCGGGCTGACGGAGTCAGCATGCTGCATCAGATCCGGCGACAGTACCCTGACCTTCCCATCCTGTTATTAAGCGCCGCTACCAATCTGGCGGTCTTGCGGTCGGCGGCGGCGGCAGGAGTGTTGGGCATCGTCGACAAGGCTTCTTCGCTCGAAGAACTGCCGCGCGCGATACTGACCGTGCTGCGGGGCGCGTCATATGTAAGTGCGGCCCACGCACAACGTGCCGCGGAGGGCGGGGATTCCGCGCTCGCGATTCACCAACTGTCCCCCAGGGAGACCGAAGTGCTGCGCCTGCTGGCCGGTGGCTTGACCGTGAGCGCCATAGCGGAGCGGCTGCATAGGCAGGTGAGCACAGTCAGTCGCCAGAAACGAGACGCGATGCGCAAGCTTGGGATAAATGGCGACGCGGAGCTGTTCGATTTCATCCGCATTAGCGGATTCTCGTGA
- a CDS encoding transporter substrate-binding domain-containing protein, whose protein sequence is MRIEPWLRDVLAALCLWLTASTVGATEKLPLSARQEQWLSSHQVIVAGMHEKGWLPFEGLQQGRPEGLAFETLQEAARRLGVTIHVRRYSDWNVMLQDACAGRIDVVISVALTPERTRCMIFTRPYIEAPVALVGVAGDERSKTSRGLEGLRVITERGFATQIAARQRFPRATHVEASDTLAALRALVGNRADVYLGNPYVVASLVAREHVPGVVLLRPSDLPLDTLHFAVPNSNAPLAEALDVAMSSIPEAQTRARRARWLPPLEWESGAVALSEQEQAAFARPLRVGVASNWSPIAFLDERNRPSGLAVEYVRRLQGLGAQVQLQTYSWNEVPQRAASGELDMIVGVSDDVPWLPGWVLSKPFLTVANVIVMRRRDDGVIDAGDLKGRRVSLSDPLRLGPRLLAEAPGATIVSVATPQAGLEAVKAGQADAYIGNLAVVDQLLRAHYSGVLEVAAPAGFDDRLAAAAKPEHRAAIDAFNRMLLSLSSREREAMRGDWLSAEYSTRVSWRQIVGWAVPLLLVVLTAFLVFGIGHLRLRREVEQRRRVETRLNEIAATLPAVVYQARPYDGDHIEFPFVIGDMDGLFGIDAWKAVRDERTIFARVHPDDRPRLRDAVRQAIKQRSPIDLEFRARTPKGWRWVRSYSLPREVHDGVPLWSGYWIDVTEMHEREEELAQARAQAERATAAKSEFLATMSHEIRTPMSGVLGMLEILAHTELDPEQRHILDTVNDSAQMLRQILDDILDLSKIEAGALTLAPTSVDLRVLMSNVKQLLTPQADAKGLQLLDRADADLAPQHWVDGLRLRQILFNLLSNAIKFTPQGTVTVELRVERESSQGQHCLLAVSDTGIGMTADQKARLFTPFSQANASIARQYGGTGLGLTICRRLVDLMGGTLTMESEPGAGTRVEVAVVLPLCQAAAVPEEKGKPDGAQSEWAGLRILVAEDHPTNQTVMRWRMLQLGLDAEIVSDGVDALARLRDTHFDMLIADCLMPRMDGYALALAVRSWEESSGRARLPIIAVSANALSEEIERCHAAGMDDFVAKPVDLMTLRNVVGRWLPTSGAASATPPPAEEGSSGLRKTLTARFGSAEVARQILESLYAATADDLDSLSQACLEGDQALALERLHRVVGGFGAAGFEGFSTRSRELMRQIERDGISSSSPALRAYLQELEMMRDALSESAPTNTTTSL, encoded by the coding sequence ATGCGAATCGAACCCTGGCTCAGAGACGTGCTTGCCGCGCTGTGCCTATGGCTCACGGCGTCGACCGTCGGCGCAACTGAAAAGCTACCTCTCTCGGCCCGGCAAGAGCAATGGCTCAGCTCACACCAGGTTATCGTGGCTGGCATGCATGAGAAGGGGTGGCTGCCTTTCGAAGGCCTGCAGCAGGGCCGCCCAGAGGGCTTGGCGTTCGAGACCCTGCAAGAGGCGGCTCGCCGGTTGGGAGTGACGATCCACGTGCGCCGCTACAGTGATTGGAACGTCATGCTGCAGGACGCCTGCGCCGGCCGGATCGACGTCGTAATCAGCGTGGCCCTGACCCCGGAGCGCACGCGTTGCATGATTTTCACGCGCCCGTACATCGAAGCGCCCGTCGCGCTCGTTGGAGTCGCAGGTGATGAGAGGTCCAAGACGAGCCGAGGCCTGGAGGGGCTGCGCGTAATCACTGAACGAGGTTTTGCAACCCAAATAGCCGCGCGCCAGCGATTTCCACGTGCGACCCATGTGGAGGCCTCCGACACCTTGGCGGCGTTAAGGGCCTTGGTCGGCAATCGGGCCGATGTCTATCTCGGCAACCCCTATGTGGTGGCTAGCCTAGTGGCCCGCGAGCATGTGCCCGGGGTGGTACTCCTTCGCCCCAGCGATCTACCCTTGGACACTCTGCATTTTGCTGTCCCCAACTCCAATGCCCCGCTCGCGGAGGCCTTGGATGTGGCCATGTCTTCAATTCCAGAAGCGCAAACTCGGGCGCGACGTGCTCGATGGCTGCCTCCGCTCGAGTGGGAAAGCGGAGCGGTGGCGCTATCCGAACAAGAGCAAGCCGCATTTGCTCGGCCTTTGCGCGTCGGGGTGGCGAGCAATTGGAGTCCTATCGCATTCCTTGACGAGCGCAATCGGCCCAGCGGGTTGGCCGTCGAGTATGTGCGCCGCCTCCAAGGCCTTGGGGCGCAAGTTCAACTGCAGACGTACAGCTGGAACGAAGTGCCCCAGCGTGCAGCTAGTGGCGAACTGGATATGATCGTTGGCGTCAGCGACGACGTGCCTTGGCTGCCTGGCTGGGTGTTGAGCAAGCCATTCTTGACCGTGGCAAACGTGATCGTAATGCGACGTCGTGACGACGGCGTGATCGATGCAGGCGACCTCAAAGGGCGACGCGTATCCCTCTCCGACCCGCTCCGCCTCGGGCCACGCCTACTGGCCGAAGCTCCAGGGGCCACCATAGTGTCGGTAGCCACCCCTCAGGCCGGCCTCGAAGCGGTCAAGGCGGGGCAGGCCGATGCGTACATCGGCAACCTGGCGGTGGTGGACCAGTTATTGCGCGCCCACTACTCGGGCGTGCTGGAAGTTGCGGCGCCAGCGGGATTCGACGACCGCCTTGCCGCAGCCGCCAAGCCGGAGCACCGGGCTGCAATCGATGCTTTCAATCGCATGTTGCTATCGCTTTCGTCACGCGAGCGCGAGGCAATGCGCGGCGATTGGCTATCGGCAGAGTACAGCACCAGAGTTTCTTGGCGTCAGATCGTGGGCTGGGCCGTGCCGCTCTTGCTGGTCGTGCTTACCGCTTTCCTCGTGTTTGGTATAGGGCACCTTCGCTTGAGGCGGGAAGTCGAACAGCGCCGGCGCGTCGAGACGCGGCTGAACGAAATTGCCGCGACACTTCCTGCCGTGGTTTATCAGGCGCGGCCGTACGACGGAGACCATATCGAGTTTCCTTTCGTCATTGGAGACATGGACGGGTTGTTCGGCATCGATGCTTGGAAGGCGGTTCGTGATGAGAGAACAATCTTCGCGCGCGTCCATCCGGATGATCGCCCTCGCCTACGCGACGCTGTGCGCCAGGCGATCAAACAGCGATCGCCGATCGACCTCGAGTTTCGCGCACGCACACCAAAGGGATGGCGCTGGGTCAGGTCCTACAGCCTCCCGCGCGAAGTACACGACGGCGTTCCATTGTGGTCCGGTTACTGGATAGACGTAACCGAAATGCACGAGCGTGAGGAGGAGTTGGCGCAGGCAAGGGCTCAGGCCGAGCGCGCTACAGCCGCCAAATCCGAGTTCCTGGCGACCATGAGTCACGAGATTCGCACGCCGATGAGCGGCGTTCTTGGGATGCTGGAGATCCTGGCTCACACAGAGCTGGATCCAGAACAGCGGCACATCCTGGACACCGTGAACGACTCGGCGCAGATGCTCCGCCAGATCCTGGATGACATCCTCGATTTGTCAAAGATCGAGGCTGGGGCTCTGACCTTGGCACCCACCAGCGTTGACTTGCGCGTTCTGATGTCTAACGTCAAGCAGCTGCTTACCCCACAAGCTGATGCAAAGGGTCTGCAATTGCTCGATCGCGCTGACGCCGACCTGGCGCCACAGCATTGGGTCGATGGTCTACGACTCCGACAGATCCTGTTCAATCTACTCAGCAACGCGATCAAGTTCACGCCACAAGGCACGGTGACCGTGGAGCTTCGAGTAGAGCGCGAGTCGTCGCAGGGGCAACACTGCCTCCTCGCCGTGTCCGACACCGGCATCGGCATGACCGCGGACCAGAAGGCGCGATTGTTCACGCCGTTCTCGCAGGCGAACGCCAGCATCGCGCGACAGTATGGCGGGACCGGCTTGGGGCTGACGATCTGCAGGCGCCTCGTCGACCTGATGGGAGGCACTCTGACGATGGAGAGCGAGCCTGGCGCAGGAACACGAGTGGAAGTAGCAGTAGTCCTACCGCTCTGCCAAGCTGCAGCAGTTCCCGAGGAGAAGGGCAAGCCTGATGGCGCTCAATCCGAGTGGGCCGGATTGCGCATTCTTGTGGCAGAGGATCATCCTACCAACCAAACAGTCATGCGGTGGCGAATGCTACAGCTTGGGCTCGATGCAGAGATTGTTAGCGACGGAGTTGATGCGTTGGCGCGACTCCGCGACACGCACTTCGACATGCTGATTGCGGATTGCCTGATGCCGCGTATGGACGGTTACGCATTGGCGCTGGCTGTGCGTTCCTGGGAGGAATCCAGTGGACGTGCGCGATTGCCCATCATTGCCGTAAGTGCAAATGCCTTGAGCGAGGAGATCGAGCGCTGCCACGCAGCCGGGATGGATGACTTTGTCGCCAAGCCAGTTGACTTGATGACCTTGCGCAATGTCGTGGGTCGCTGGCTTCCGACGTCAGGTGCTGCTTCCGCAACGCCACCACCAGCGGAAGAGGGCTCATCGGGACTCCGGAAGACTCTCACGGCACGATTCGGCTCTGCCGAAGTTGCCCGCCAGATTCTGGAATCACTGTACGCAGCCACCGCAGATGACCTCGACTCCCTCAGTCAGGCTTGCCTAGAAGGCGACCAGGCTCTGGCATTGGAGCGCTTGCATCGCGTTGTAGGCGGCTTCGGCGCAGCCGGATTCGAAGGCTTCTCTACCCGTAGCCGTGAGCTGATGCGACAGATTGAACGAGATGGCATCAGCTCCTCCTCCCCCGCCCTGCGGGCATATTTGCAGGAGCTTGAGATGATGCGTGATGCGCTGTCCGAGTCCGCACCGACCAATACGACAACCTCCCTATAG
- a CDS encoding outer membrane beta-barrel protein: protein MFAILRKGRNPPIPSDPDGALREMHTMRKALTALVLALAAPLAANASDSNGIGYTNVQLDYIYEYDFMDGVGISGSYELTDNFFLAGSYAYTTDSEDVVGYAADTTHKSYTLGVGFNTPIGDRADWVSQLAFARHDVSGHDVSCYVAEPQNCRAERWSAHAKGYNLSTGVRGRITDKLTANAYAGYEDYSGYEGNWYADLNVGYNFTKTWSAEAGVRLNEDAPTWRLGVRASF from the coding sequence ATGTTCGCCATCTTGCGGAAAGGGCGAAATCCGCCGATCCCATCCGACCCGGATGGGGCTCTACGAGAAATGCACACCATGAGAAAGGCTCTTACCGCGCTTGTACTTGCCCTCGCCGCGCCGCTGGCCGCGAACGCCAGTGATTCCAACGGCATTGGCTACACCAACGTACAGCTCGACTACATCTACGAATACGACTTCATGGATGGCGTTGGTATCAGCGGATCCTATGAGCTGACCGATAACTTCTTTCTAGCGGGAAGCTATGCATACACCACGGATTCGGAGGATGTGGTGGGGTATGCGGCTGACACCACGCACAAGTCGTACACGCTGGGTGTTGGCTTTAACACTCCAATCGGCGACAGGGCCGACTGGGTTTCGCAGCTCGCCTTCGCGCGCCATGATGTCTCTGGACACGACGTTTCTTGCTACGTGGCGGAACCTCAGAACTGCCGAGCGGAGCGGTGGTCAGCCCATGCCAAGGGCTACAACTTGAGCACCGGCGTGCGAGGGCGCATTACCGACAAGCTCACAGCCAATGCCTACGCCGGCTACGAGGACTACAGCGGATACGAAGGGAATTGGTACGCCGATCTTAACGTCGGCTACAACTTCACCAAGACCTGGAGCGCTGAGGCCGGCGTCAGGTTGAATGAAGACGCCCCGACGTGGAGGCTCGGCGTGCGCGCCAGCTTCTGA